AGGGAAGTCTTGATAGGTATTTGAATGATACTTCTCTTACATGGATGAAACGACTTAATATATGCATTGATGTTGCAAGAGCGTTGGATTTCCTACACAGAGGAGTGGGAAAACAAGCAAAGGTGATACATAGGGACATCAAAACTGAAAACATCCTGTTAAACAATGATTGGAAAGCAAAACTGGCTGATTTTGGGCTTTCGCTAATATGTTCAATAAATCAGGAAACAGACTATATCATGGATCATGCGTGTGGCACAAGAGGATACGTGGACCCACTTTATAGACAATCGGGATTCCTAACCATAGAGTCTGATATTTACTCCTTTGGTGTTGTTTTATTTGAGGTTTTGTGCGGGAGATCAACATTtgaaatccaaaaacatgagggCCACTATCTACCAGATTTCATTGAAAAAAGCATTAAAGAAGGAAAGCATGGTGAGGTGGTGTTCAAACAAATGAGGGAACAGATCATGCCCAAATCATTAATTACATTTCAAGAGATTGCCTACCAATGCCTACATCTTGATAGAGAAAAACGACCAACAACAGAAAAAGTTTTAATGCAACTCAAGAAAGCATTGGTATTTCAAGTAAGTTATCGCAATTTTATGAAAGCAGGGTTCCTTTAAGTGCATTAATACAAATTATGACTTTAACTTGTGTTCATCAAAAGGTTATTAATGATATTTTTATAGATTAATCTTTTAACGACATGTGTGTGTATATTAGAAACTGTATTCATTCTAGATGTTTTAGTGTATTGTTTTACGTTTTAATTATTTATATCTTTGTTGTAAAAATACTtgaaatttttcattttttgttatatttgaaTATCTATAAAGTAATTGATAACCGAATAGAAAGAGTATGCAAATCCTAATGTACGTGTAAACTTAAGTGTTTATTATATTATGTGTACCTTTAAAGTCGTGACTACCTATAAatcattatatttattcaatttTTAAGCTTATTTAATTAATGGAATAGAAAGTCAGGGATTCAGGTTGCTAGATCTGATATATTTATGTATGTGTGGTTGCTCATGTATCTTATTAGATCTTACCTTCTCTTTCATTTGTAACAAGTTGTTTTAACACTCCCTTCTGCTTGATAAACAGAACATGGCATCAACAATGAACCAGTTTGCTCACTTACAAATCCCACTTGAAGATGTGGCGAAGGCCACCAACAACTATCATCATGATAACATCATCGAACATGGTGGAGTTGGTATCGTATATAAAGGACGACTCTTGTGGTCTGGGAGGTTGATGGAGATTGCTGCACGGAGGTTTGATTGTAAGCATGGGGATGGAGACCTCGAGTTCTTGGCAGAAATTTCAGCGCTTTCTGATCTCAAACATAAAAATCTGGTCTCTATTATTGGGTTTTGTGACGCGATAGATGAAAAGATCATTGTAACCACGTATGGGGCCAATGGAAGTCTAGGCCAGTATCTAAACAGCCTGAACCTCACATGGAAGCAAAGATTGAGGATATGTCTAGGTGTGGCTCGTGCGTTAAGTTACCTACATTATGACAAGGGACGTGATTATGCTATTCTACATTGTAACATCAATAGCAACACAATTTTGTTAGACAATAACTGGGAAGCCAAGTTATCCAGTTTTGAATTTTCCATCAAACAATCACTAAACTATAAGGATCATGTGTGCCCTTGTGAACACGCTGGCACAATGGGGTGTATGGACCCAGCAATCGAAAAGACGGGAGGTGTGACCCACAAGTCGGACATCTACTCATTCGGTGTTGTTTTATTCGAAACATTGTGTGGGAGGAAAGCAGTAATTCAGAACGAGTAATTAAGAACGAGGCTGATAGGTCTCTAGCTCAGATGGCCAAGTATGGTTATGAAAATGGTACATTGCATGATATAATCCATCCTCATCTTTTAAATCAAATATTGTCTCCGGCAATCACTCCTCATATACTCAAAGGTAGCATATTCTTGCTTAAATGAGGATCGAGCAGACCGCCCAAATATGCACTATATTATGGCTAAACTTGAGAAAGCATTGGAACTTCAGTTGCGTCGTGAAAATATTGTAAGACTTTTTTTCCTATTTTATTATCCTTTTTTTTGGTGTACATCATTCATGCATACTAATTCTCCTTTTGAATCTGTATTTTTATATCTTATTCTACTCAAAAGTACGCCAAAATAGGATGGTAAAAGAAATCTAAATGAATGAAAAAACACGAAACATCCAGGATGGGTAACACACTTTTATATTTTGTAAGTTTGGGATATGTATGGTATTAGTTGATCCTGTCCAATTAACCGCATCAAAATATGATATATATGATTTTAAGACATATAGTAAATAGCATCTTTCAGTTACAAACTTGATATTAGTAAAAATACATAAAATTGTTAGATTTTTGTGCGAGTTTTTGATACTTTAAGTCGGGTTTTGGTGAGTTGATGATTGGATTTTGGGTAATGGGTGTCCCAACAGGTAATTTTTTTACCCCATATGACTATACGAGGTATACATGATACGTGCGGATATACCTTGTATGTAGCCGATGGATAATGAATATGTGTGCGACTATGTCTGCGATACTAAATATTAGACACAATTTATAACCGGGTATGAAATTGAGATTACCAAAATCCGACACTTTAGCATTCATAGTGAATCAGACGGACTGGTTCGGTTGACGCGTTATTTATACACTTTTTTGTATGTAACGATGGAAATAATAATTTATACTTTGAATGTTAACTTTTTTTTATGTTTAGCCGTTTTTGACTTGCAACCTCTTTAGACATGCTATTTGTTAATTGCTTAATTTATTAAGAGTTTACTTACGTAATTATTAATCTTTTATTTTGATAGCACTTctattattattagagtaaacTACCAGGTGTGGTTAAATTTTAATTTTGGTCTTTTATATTTATACTTCGTCGTAACCCATTGAATGTTTGTTtctagtatttttttttattatgattTCACCCTTTGTTTGAAAatagaaaaaacaaaaaagaaagttTCGAAGGGTTTGGTGTTCTTCAAAAACCCATGTTGCATATGGACGCCTTTTGTCAGAGAAAACCTCAATAATTGGTTTTTAAAGAACGCCGGTATTCTTAAACATGCCCTACGTATCAAAATTGGGTTGTTCAAGAGAGGGGTGAGGGGGATAGTTTGTACTGCCCGTAGTGATGGTGTAGGGTATGGGTCCTGCAAATTTATTATCACAGCTATTATATGCAAtggtgtaggtcccttttctcggaggatcgagaacaaacctaaaccttgttatactaacccactagcgagtgcggaatccaagctagtaggcaaaccgggatgaagcaagaacaaacacaagaacacacaaagttcaccgattaacaccactgtattaatacgtatgaaggtttacggttacaagcacaaggtttacaatctgtttgcaaactctctaaagtatgtgtgtgtgtgttttccagcagagtttctctaactctctaagtgtgcatctatctaacactaacacactgcatgggtatttatacccatacatagcaggtcttggtcgaaggatcgatagatggtccgaaggatcatctatcgatgacagggagctcgaacgatcagcatggacatcaaaggatcatccttcgatgtctaatggttgaactatggtcgaaccatatctttcgagcacctcgaaggatcagttgtatccttcgaggctatccttcgatccagacagcatcatgttgtccaagtcaaactaggaggatagttgacttggtcaacttacagactgactttggacatcgtttacatacagaccgaatacagacaaagtacagacacaagtgcaccaacaaactcccccttggctgtagctttgtctttatcttctatggttgtagactcgtcttgaacttcgacggtctttggtcttcgagttatcaaaactctgatgtcctttcaagtcttcaatgtcggaggatcttcaaagtcttcacgtcttgaaagcagagagtgtatcaacaaactacctgtatcatgtaggaagtgtgttgacaaactcccccttaacataagctcccccttgagttatgctcgtgaaaagactttatctttatgaagtgagatccttgtggtgttgaggatggtcagcggctactcgatcatcttcatcagttgagcgccttctcgtcgtgtcttcattccaaagcttgtcatcgaccatgttctcctagcctttagaatctgcacatgcaagaaatctaaacgcgtaatgagaacaactgcttggaatattgtataaacaaatgacacacgaataaccatgtcacaatcaaacaccgtccgacagtttgaaagtttaataaaatttgtcaattttagtctttaactttcaaaacatgcaaatttcgaccgtttatgaagatttagtcagttcggttttcgttcaggtttcaggtaacgaagactcgagctccaacatcgtacgatcgaaaataaagtagaaataaaatctttttggcttttataaagtttatgttAAAACACAGATTTCaggtgtgtttttgaaattaaaagacaacaatttaaaatcctttgagtgttatcaaacgacatcaccgctaatgtcgtgctgatatgcaccaaacgacgaaactgtttaaaagaaaaaacaataaaagttaagcagtaaataaatatatacagacattctttttgcgagtttcgagggtaagagaatcatatcagtgtacggtcatgccaaaacactcttgttgttcggttagttaacattaagataagcatcctataacaattatcggtattgttgtccacttaagctcaacttatcagatgtaatcatgtttagaggatacgttaatgtatgatttatacttaccgaccggtgttcatccacatcacgacacattcccgtatcaaggtatgcacgagagttcatcttaccggtgagtataccgattatcatctgtttgaccgtataaattgtgagatactcacttattttgatttgaaaacaagtcctatgtgatataatcacttattgatgaggtacttgattttcgtatgcatgagggcacaggtgcaagtccgtgaacaggtcagtacttccgtacagcagagagacgaacttgacacccggataaatgtgatattttatcacttatttgatttggacatgtgattgtttatcacttattgaggtcgaatgcagtatgtaaatatgtacacgtatgtatagtatcatggaagatctagacttgcgtccccgttatttttcggtaaaagatacaaccatgatacccagatgataagcagcataaagaccgaatatctcagaacctcggcaatctatcaaacgaaatttcggtaccaagaccatatgccaatgaatggttcccacctgatcttcagtcgattaagatttatatcaccctgcacactttaaaatgattgtgagcctaccgatacatcttatatagagctgcttatcgatttgcatttaaggtttaaagaggtttggatagaccactgatgtactatcattttctcttttgctcgccaggaaactcatttttgtttttctattgtttttgtgtttttgaaatttttcgatgtttttgtattttccgatttttggatttactccccctaaaatcaacaaactaagataaatttaaaaacacacaaagatatttacaaaaatgattttccgatgttggtttactcttgcttgaccttaataccgtttaccaataataagaaatcaaatctagatttgtcaaaagctttggtaaataagtcggcacgttggtcatcggtgtggaccttaacaacatcgattagccttttctcaaagcaatcacgtatgaagtgatatttgatttcgatgtgtttggtctttgaatgctgcacaggatttttagtgatatctaaagcagcagaattatcaacgtatataggagtagttaggaattcaaaaccgtagtcccgcaattgttgttggatccaaagaacttgtgaacaacaacttgaggcagcaatgtattcagcttcgcatgttgatgtagcgacacacgtctgcttcttgcactgccaggtgactaggcgatttcctaaaaactgacatccagccgttgtggatttgccgtcgattttacacccgccaaaatcagaatcactgaatgcgaccaagtcaaagttattatccctaggataccacagaccggtgtctggataagccttcaaataacgaaaaatccttttgacagctgcaagatgtgaggccttcgggttgacttgatatctggcaagcaggcatgttgggtacattatatctggccttgatgctgtgaggtacataagggatccgatcatcgcgcgatagtatgaagggctaacaggttcacccttcaagtcaggagtaattccatgattagttggcaatggggtaccaatgggcgttgcatcggacatctggaaccggctcaggatgtctccaacatatttagtctgatggatgaatatcccagactccgtttgttgcacttgtaggcccaaaaagaaattcatttcccccatagcactcatctcgaacttatcctgcatgatgcgctcgaaattcctgcacaaaacatcattagtagaaccaaaaataatatcatcaacatatacctgtaccagaagaagatctccatcttgttctttgatgaagagagtacaatcgataagacctcttcgaaaaccgttctccaacagatatgtagataaggttgcataccaagctcgtggcgcttgatgaagaccatagagagctttgttgagcaaccaaacccgatcgggatggacaggatcttcaaaaccaggaggctgttcgacatatacctcttcttcaaccacaccatgtagaaatgcacttttgacgtccatctggtaaaccttgaatcctttgaatgaggcataagccagaaagatccgaatagcttccagacgtgcaactggtgcatagacttcgttgtagtcgataccctctatctgacgaaaaccttgaacgactaaacgagctttgtttcgaatgaccactccacggtcgtctttcttgcatttgaatacccatcgagtgccaatcttcttgtaattctcaggcttttcaaccagcttccaaacacccagcttgtgaaattgctgtaattcttcctgcatggcttcaacccaagcactgtctttcaatgcttctttccacgactttggttcttcttgtgacacgtaacacgcgaaggaccagtcattctgttggccagattctcttatagctgaatacaaaccagcattccggttgtttctcagctgattacgcgtctgcacgccgcgatggacatctcctatgatattctgctgtggatgggtatcgtgaatcctcatttcaggattatccggtacacgagcattgatacccaaattattcagattaagatcaacaaccaactccacaccaggaatgtggttagaggtggatgcatttCCTTCAGCAGTATCgacattctgcgtatgaggtgtatcaccagaggcaccttgaacaggagcagctggagctgaagatccttcggctgcatcatgatattcatcatcttcagaagagtcattataatcagcagcatcttcataaacctcattttgaaccatattgttgactgacgaagaagcttgagggtcaacaacaataggtctaaccaatggcgaaacagcagcgttgtcactttccaacaacattcgagccgctgctgattcttcgtcaaaggttggcagattaaaggagtcaaatagcccatcataatcgaacatccacggatcacccggagccctaacaggactcgtgtacctttgaaccctaacttcgctccatagctcaatctttttggtagctagattccaaacacgaaaattcggagttgcatatccaaggaagaaaccctcgatagctcttgcaccaaactttccatccggttcaatcatagtacaaggagcaccaaacggttcaaggtaagaaagatccggtttccttctctgaaggagttcgaagcaagtcttgccatgtctcttaactgtaagaactctgttcaacgtgtagcaagcagccgatacagcctctccccagaattgaatagggagttccgactctactaacattgttcttgcagtttcaataatagttcgattcttcctctcagcgacaccattttgttgtggagtataacgagaactgtactcatgaagaatgcctttagaagtacaaaactcatccataacttgattcttgaattcagttccattgtcgcttcggatccttttcactttcaacgtatagagattctccaacattgtaagaagatccttgaggatgccaggagtttcacttttgtgtgccataaaagatacccaagaaaatctagagtagtcatcagtaactactaaacaataagcatcaccaaacgttgtcttgtgcttcataggtccaaaaaggtccatatgaagacgttcgagaggcatgctgacagtgttgattttcttcaaagggtgagacttctttgtttgcttccccttttggcacgagacacagatatcttgtagatgaaaacttcttacaggcacaccattcacaagattatttttcaccaaatggttcatttttctcaagtgaatgtgtcccattcttctgtgccaagatatagactccttttctgtggcttttgagacaaaacaagtaacttgtgcagatgtagtaattgcttggctcatatcgagaatataaagatcattaactctcggagccgataagagaacccattcttgtggaattttgaatccaggtttcagcacatagcagccagcatcatcaaaaatcactgagaactttttatcacagatttgcgacacactgagaagattgtgatcaatttgcttcacataattgatcttatcaaagcacacgatgccattggagatacttccttctccagtgatgtaccctcctttatcacccgcaaaggcaacataccctcctctgatatttctcacgtcatacaggagccgtaagtcgccagtcatgtgcctggatgctccactatcaacaatccaatgactattaatagttcctcctagaacatcctgcacatgtcaaataaacacatcagttgagaatggggacccaagccttagtggtcttgggtcgtcccttggcatcacgatacgtaaactctatctcttgatggttttcaagaacaactgcacCCCcggaattgtcacccgacttaggtaaccaagtttgtctgtgcccaccagtttttgaagattctggttttacaggttgtgacactcttggttccttctgaactgttttaacttcagattttaaagctttttcaacagtttttatgttcttacgtcgttgtttagtttcttgttcttttacagttcgtttatcttgtttaggtgaaactgaccgacgttgagggtgaactgtttcaggtggagttttctcaacaagtttcttctttggagcatttgggcaatttctgataatgtgcccaatttctccacatttgaaacaagttctcctttcaacagacttaggagaacttgatcgactaccagatgttgagcttgtagaacctgaggtacttgctctttcatcacacccgtttgtatgttgggtgtaattgttatcactgtttcgtttcaaaatcttgacttgttgtacaaaatcagtgtttgatttgttttcaaaagtctcaattttatctgtaccttttgatgctacaaacttaacatcttttcctttcttcatgtaacgagctccttttgattcaactttagcctttggctttggagctcgttgtggttgtttacccttagaagcagtcggttgttgagtggttggagatttttgattgccaaactgtttcctaatctcagccttaggaattggatcacattgtgttaccacaattcccggcagtgtttttcccaaaaatttgtttgtattgtcttcaaagactttgtcaatcaaagatttatttacatttttaattggaaaaacatgatctgaatagattttattatctccaaccaaggtGTACagcacattactgcttttaacagtagacacacctgtcttatcaaccttgacaggatcaatcacttgcttctcaacagatggaacctcaggagtatcaggatcacaaaggatgtgattctctcgtggaatatctactcctttcatcttgctaagtgatttatcctgatcacttacagccacatctgattcatcatccgatgtctcatagtcctcaataattggaggactttgtttcatggatggtgaagtttctggttccttaggggctgtgtttgaagaactgtccgatttgaaccctaggccagtagaaaattcctcaaagttcaaaggcacactgggttcataccgaggcatttcctcttcatcgggcatcttggtatagttgtccatcaaagggggtggacacgccttataccctacacctttcacgttacctttcagttgttgaacgtctatgatgtgatcaagcacaaatcgggagttagaataactatccaatttctgtttgatcgcatcatgcttgcattgggcaatggctaattgcttcttagtttcttccacaaggttaatgtattcatttatactaacttgtttgtggtaaactactttgttaacctcggacacatttttctttaatgtttctattacagatttaaattctttttcattccgggttaaagccatgtttgcctcttggcattttgacagttcaataaccaaattctgattatgactatgaagcttttctgattcaagcttcatctctgcacatgatttacaaatactaggagcaggaggttcagaagttacctgactagtagaggctgaaccatttgccataaaggcagtttgaaaagaaaaagctccatcttcagagaatagcttttccatttccgttgatgtagcagcagccttcctaatcagaattgatttctgacatttaagctcatcagcttcattcaatagctcctgtatatcatcatctccttcttcattcacatcaggctctgagtgattatccccagaaacagagccttcttcatccgaactgcccgaataaccagaactgtcatcgctcccagaagattcttctttatgaacctgctcgatgaccttagcatacaatgcagttccacttccctgatctccttcaccaaactgcactgaccagtcacatccttcatcagcttgaacagccaaagcccgattgtgattggtagctccagg
The DNA window shown above is from Helianthus annuus cultivar XRQ/B unplaced genomic scaffold, HanXRQr2.0-SUNRISE HanXRQChr00c001, whole genome shotgun sequence and carries:
- the LOC118489677 gene encoding probable serine/threonine-protein kinase PBL17; translated protein: MMTISSVGEDLAKSIKETFKMEMDLKPLLQSDWIQGYCDENDEKVLIYEYLSKGSLDRYLNDTSLTWMKRLNICIDVARALDFLHRGVGKQAKVIHRDIKTENILLNNDWKAKLADFGLSLICSINQETDYIMDHACGFVREINI
- the LOC118489668 gene encoding probable serine/threonine-protein kinase PBL28; protein product: MREQIMPKSLITFQEIAYQCLHLDREKRPTTEKVLMQLKKALVFQNMASTMNQFAHLQIPLEDVAKATNNYHHDNIIEHGGVGIVYKGRLLWSGRLMEIAARRFDCKHGDGDLEFLAEISALSDLKHKNLVSIIGFCDAIDEKIIVTTYGANGSLGQYLNSLNLTWKQRLRICLGVARALSYLHYDKGRDYAILHCNINSNTILLDNNWEAKLSSFEFSIKQSLNYKDHVCPCEHAGTMGCMDPAIEKTGGVTHKSDIYSFGVVLFETLCGRKAVIQNE